The bacterium genome has a window encoding:
- the larA gene encoding nickel-dependent lactate racemase, producing the protein MKEVNMKLAYGKEGLDITLPEEGLTIIEPKFVPGLSDERKAFIDSLNHPLGSPPLKELIKSKDSIAIVFSDITRPMPNRKIIPWLLQQLSGVSKDRIILLNATGMHRANTTEELTEMLGEEVVRNYRIINHNAQKKEEMVYLGKTKAGGEIWVNGNYMRADVKILTGFIEPHFFAGFSGGPKSVLPGISGEETVMHNHSANMLDNPKANWSITYGNPLWEEIREVALMTQPTFIINVTLNKEKKISGVFSGEMNLAHQKGVEFARKSAMRPVPHLFDLVITTNSGYPLDLNLYQTVKGMSAASQIVKKGGAIICVSQCSDGIPEHGNYRRILQMGKNPEEILKIVESPGFSMFDQWEAQIQAEIQTKARVYLYSELPKKEVVACHLEPIKNIENTVARIKKEFGNSPKIAVLPEGPMTIPYLSQTSCNYGGGRRYGSPGID; encoded by the coding sequence ATGAAAGAAGTAAATATGAAATTAGCGTATGGAAAAGAAGGTTTAGATATTACTCTTCCGGAAGAAGGTCTTACGATTATTGAGCCGAAATTCGTGCCCGGGCTTTCTGATGAAAGGAAAGCTTTTATCGATTCCTTGAACCACCCCTTAGGAAGTCCGCCACTTAAGGAGCTGATTAAATCCAAAGATTCTATCGCTATTGTCTTCTCGGATATAACCAGACCTATGCCCAATAGAAAGATTATTCCCTGGCTTTTGCAGCAGTTGAGTGGTGTTAGTAAAGATAGAATAATTTTGCTCAATGCTACGGGAATGCATCGAGCCAATACAACTGAAGAACTTACGGAGATGCTGGGTGAAGAAGTTGTTAGAAATTATAGAATTATTAACCATAATGCCCAGAAGAAGGAGGAAATGGTCTATCTGGGAAAGACGAAAGCTGGAGGGGAGATATGGGTAAATGGTAATTACATGCGAGCCGATGTTAAGATACTGACTGGATTTATCGAACCCCACTTCTTTGCTGGATTTTCCGGAGGCCCGAAATCAGTACTTCCTGGTATTTCTGGCGAAGAGACAGTAATGCATAACCATAGTGCCAATATGTTGGACAACCCAAAGGCAAACTGGTCCATTACTTACGGAAATCCTCTCTGGGAAGAGATTCGTGAAGTAGCCCTTATGACCCAACCTACTTTTATCATAAATGTTACGCTGAATAAGGAAAAAAAGATAAGTGGTGTCTTTTCGGGAGAGATGAATTTGGCACACCAGAAGGGTGTGGAATTCGCCCGGAAGAGTGCAATGCGGCCTGTTCCTCATCTATTCGATTTAGTCATTACCACCAATAGCGGTTATCCTCTCGACCTGAATCTATACCAGACCGTAAAAGGAATGTCTGCAGCAAGCCAGATCGTCAAGAAAGGCGGAGCTATTATTTGCGTATCCCAGTGCTCAGATGGCATTCCCGAACACGGCAATTATCGCCGCATTCTCCAGATGGGGAAAAATCCAGAGGAGATTCTGAAAATAGTCGAGTCCCCCGGGTTTTCCATGTTTGACCAGTGGGAAGCCCAAATACAGGCTGAGATTCAGACTAAGGCAAGAGTCTATCTATATTCGGAGCTTCCGAAAAAAGAAGTGGTAGCTTGTCACCTCGAGCCTATTAAGAATATAGAAAACACAGTGGCGAGAATAAAGAAAGAGTTTGGGAATAGTCCCAAGATAGCGGTTCTCCCGGAAGGACCTATGACCATTCCTTACCTGAGTCAGACCTCTTGTAATTACGGAGGAGGCAGAAGATATGGCAGTCCTGGAATTGATTGA
- a CDS encoding farnesyl diphosphate synthase: MRIRILQNRITPMSFSIEKYLKEKRIAIESTLNRLLHSPKKYPPIIHQAMRYAVFGKGKRLRPILLIAAAEACGGKASDVLPAACAIEMIHTYSLIHDDLPAIDDDDYRRGKLSCHKKFGEAMAILAGDALLTRAFEVLSQMRFPKDKVLQAKVIAQITQAIGTEGMLGGQVEDIQSLSSPTKGQRKKRLSYIHSHKTAALINVALKVGAILAGASRGELKALDKYGSNFGLAFQITDDILDKKEKKELTYLRIYGLKTSREKVKRLIKSAKVSLGIFKKRGELLKKLIDYFVESRI; this comes from the coding sequence TTGAGAATTCGAATTCTACAGAATAGAATTACTCCTATGAGCTTTTCAATTGAAAAATATTTAAAAGAAAAAAGAATTGCTATTGAGTCTACTTTAAATAGACTCCTTCATTCTCCCAAGAAGTATCCGCCAATAATTCATCAGGCTATGCGCTATGCTGTTTTTGGAAAGGGAAAGCGCCTGAGGCCAATTCTCCTTATCGCTGCAGCAGAAGCATGTGGAGGGAAAGCCTCTGATGTCCTGCCTGCTGCCTGTGCCATAGAAATGATCCATACCTACTCTCTTATTCATGATGACCTCCCGGCAATAGATGACGATGACTATCGCCGAGGTAAATTGTCCTGCCATAAGAAATTCGGGGAAGCTATGGCTATTTTGGCTGGCGATGCATTGTTGACCAGAGCCTTTGAAGTTTTATCCCAAATGAGATTCCCCAAAGATAAAGTTCTTCAAGCAAAAGTAATTGCCCAGATCACTCAGGCTATAGGAACGGAGGGGATGCTGGGAGGACAGGTGGAGGATATTCAATCTTTAAGTTCACCGACAAAAGGGCAAAGGAAGAAGAGATTATCTTACATCCATTCCCACAAGACCGCTGCTCTAATTAACGTGGCATTAAAGGTGGGAGCGATATTGGCAGGTGCTTCTCGTGGAGAGTTGAAAGCGCTCGATAAATATGGGAGTAATTTCGGATTAGCCTTTCAAATTACCGATGACATCTTGGACAAGAAAGAGAAGAAAGAGTTAACCTATCTTCGAATTTACGGTTTAAAAACTTCCAGAGAGAAGGTAAAAAGGCTGATTAAAAGTGCTAAAGTTTCCCTGGGGATATTTAAAAAAAGAGGAGAGCTCCTCAAAAAATTAATAGACTACTTTGTCGAATCCAGAATATGA
- the xseB gene encoding exodeoxyribonuclease VII small subunit: MEEMKFEEAISRLEKIVQQLEEGEKSLEGSLKLFEEGIKLSKFCSGKLEEAKKKIEILTKSEKGELAAKPFNLEEEVEKKENNF, encoded by the coding sequence ATGGAAGAGATGAAATTCGAAGAGGCTATAAGTAGATTGGAAAAGATAGTTCAACAGTTAGAGGAGGGAGAGAAGTCGCTTGAGGGTTCTTTGAAATTATTTGAAGAAGGGATAAAATTATCAAAATTCTGTTCAGGGAAACTCGAAGAAGCGAAAAAGAAAATTGAGATTTTGACCAAATCTGAGAAAGGAGAACTAGCAGCAAAACCTTTCAATTTGGAAGAAGAGGTAGAAAAGAAAGAGAATAATTTTTGA